In Chryseobacterium gotjawalense, the following are encoded in one genomic region:
- a CDS encoding GLPGLI family protein, translating into MKKILFVLLLSSKFLTAQNLTFVYELKFKSNSANENLTTAMYYLDRSEKQSVFRSEKARLSDSLKEKIGYKSVEKMTYDQLYIVKNKENKEVIKNITTPMMNDEFFLTIEDQLVWEVLPEKSKMGEMECQKATVKYGGRNWTAWFDPKIPVQDGPYIFNGLPGLIVKISDDKGDYDFSLAEIKNHNGNKMFNLRKGKEISWENYNKLQKNYYSDPFSEIKSKGVKYKVADENGNPVDMNFKQLTENIQKQMRENNNPIELNHKINYK; encoded by the coding sequence ATGAAAAAAATACTTTTCGTGCTGCTGTTATCGTCGAAGTTTTTAACAGCACAAAATCTAACATTTGTTTATGAATTAAAATTCAAATCTAATTCTGCCAATGAAAATCTCACGACAGCGATGTATTATTTGGATCGATCAGAAAAGCAATCTGTATTCAGATCGGAGAAGGCAAGACTGTCGGATTCATTAAAAGAGAAAATAGGCTATAAATCTGTAGAAAAAATGACTTATGACCAACTGTACATTGTAAAAAACAAAGAAAATAAGGAAGTCATAAAAAACATTACCACTCCGATGATGAATGACGAATTCTTTTTAACCATCGAAGATCAGCTTGTTTGGGAAGTACTGCCCGAAAAAAGTAAAATGGGCGAGATGGAATGTCAAAAAGCGACTGTGAAATATGGAGGTAGAAATTGGACCGCCTGGTTTGATCCCAAAATACCAGTTCAGGACGGACCCTATATTTTTAATGGATTGCCGGGACTTATTGTGAAAATATCCGATGATAAGGGAGATTATGATTTTAGCCTGGCAGAAATCAAAAATCATAACGGTAATAAAATGTTCAATCTGAGAAAGGGAAAAGAAATAAGTTGGGAAAACTACAACAAATTACAAAAAAATTATTATTCAGATCCGTTTTCTGAAATTAAGAGCAAAGGTGTGAAGTACAAAGTAGCCGACGAAAACGGCAACCCTGTTGACATGAATTTTAAACAGTTAACAGAAAATATTCAAAAGCAGATGAGAGAAAATAATAATCCAATTGAATTAAATCACAAAATAAACTACAAATAA
- a CDS encoding GLPGLI family protein codes for MSAILLRVILFLLHKIIFLMLCVFSLTAFAQNATISYELIYKPNPDQKDKIKKQQYKLDILQGKSVFRTETRRASDSLINKTGFGSGYNTDPYFELYLTKEQDHAVIKKHFVSPMSRDRFFIKIEDQLKWKILPETAVIANFNCQKAEVEYGGRNWSAWFTKEIAVSEGPYYFHGLPGLILQIQDEREDYIFTATEIKNLADHSLYETENGKQITWNQFNKILQNYFDSPYSFAKTKGMKVVQDNGNGGTVEINYRERTKETQKMLLENNNPIELNYKIDY; via the coding sequence ATGAGTGCTATTCTACTGAGGGTTATCCTTTTTTTATTGCATAAAATAATCTTTTTAATGCTGTGCGTTTTCAGTTTAACAGCATTTGCGCAAAACGCCACCATTTCCTACGAGCTTATTTACAAACCCAATCCGGATCAAAAAGACAAAATAAAAAAGCAGCAATATAAGCTCGATATTTTACAGGGCAAATCAGTTTTCCGTACAGAAACGCGCAGAGCATCTGACTCGCTTATCAATAAAACAGGATTTGGTTCGGGATATAATACAGATCCTTATTTTGAGCTCTATCTGACCAAAGAACAGGATCATGCGGTTATTAAAAAGCATTTTGTTTCACCAATGAGTCGTGACAGATTTTTCATTAAAATCGAAGATCAGTTAAAATGGAAAATTTTACCGGAAACTGCAGTAATTGCAAATTTTAATTGCCAAAAAGCGGAAGTGGAGTACGGTGGTAGAAATTGGTCGGCGTGGTTTACTAAAGAAATTGCAGTTTCAGAAGGCCCTTATTATTTTCATGGACTTCCGGGTCTTATTTTGCAAATTCAGGATGAGCGGGAAGATTATATTTTCACAGCCACGGAGATAAAAAACTTAGCGGATCATTCCTTGTATGAAACAGAAAACGGTAAACAGATAACCTGGAATCAATTTAATAAGATATTGCAAAATTATTTTGACAGCCCTTATTCCTTTGCAAAAACGAAAGGGATGAAAGTTGTTCAAGATAACGGAAACGGTGGTACTGTTGAGATTAATTACCGGGAAAGAACAAAAGAAACACAGAAAATGCTGTTGGAAAACAACAATCCCATTGAGTTGAATTATAAAATCGATTATTAG
- a CDS encoding GLPGLI family protein, which produces MKYLIIICLILPAIYFSQDTRFTYHYKYVTDTLNKDVSTDEIVVLDFNAKEKKSVFTGLKHIISDSTMTAKSSLGISSFPDISTKVRYVIEKNHIQNLMHFYTTNHLIDPVLKVKDDREMNWEISNEKDSILGFAVQKATIYFAGRYWTAWYTDEIPISDGPYKFYGLPGLILKISDKTNTHLFQILSVKKQRSNYVVLEDKTYEKVKPTSLAVYNRITEDERKSPLATFRNKAFTGEMYFHSNEEKQKFLNEIDRKAKEIEIHDNNPIELNH; this is translated from the coding sequence ATGAAATATTTAATAATAATTTGTTTGATTTTACCGGCCATATATTTTTCTCAAGATACTCGATTTACATATCATTATAAATATGTTACAGATACTTTGAACAAAGATGTTAGCACCGATGAAATTGTAGTTTTAGATTTTAATGCCAAAGAAAAAAAATCTGTTTTCACTGGTCTGAAACATATCATCTCTGACTCAACCATGACAGCAAAATCAAGCCTGGGAATTTCATCATTCCCAGACATATCGACAAAAGTGAGATATGTTATTGAAAAAAATCACATCCAAAACTTAATGCATTTTTACACTACTAATCACCTGATTGATCCAGTTTTAAAAGTCAAAGATGATAGAGAGATGAATTGGGAAATTTCAAATGAAAAAGACAGCATATTGGGTTTTGCAGTTCAAAAAGCAACTATTTATTTTGCCGGAAGATATTGGACTGCATGGTACACTGACGAAATCCCTATATCCGATGGACCGTATAAATTCTACGGATTACCTGGCTTAATTTTGAAAATTTCAGATAAAACCAATACCCATCTATTTCAAATTTTATCTGTGAAAAAACAAAGATCTAATTATGTTGTTTTAGAGGACAAAACATACGAAAAAGTTAAACCAACTTCTTTAGCGGTATATAATAGAATTACTGAAGATGAAAGGAAATCCCCACTAGCAACTTTTAGAAACAAGGCTTTTACCGGAGAAATGTATTTTCACAGTAATGAGGAAAAACAAAAATTCTTAAATGAAATTGATAGAAAGGCAAAAGAAATAGAAATTCATGATAATAATCCTATTGAGCTAAATCATTAA
- a CDS encoding GLPGLI family protein, which translates to MKKIFSALMLFSFLISFSQYRFHYRYSFIPDGNKKDSIVQDIMTLDVDLSKKESNFYNDAKRYNDSILSKNGAAAVQRLFFLQHNSNLTYNITKDLLKDKMIYHTVYSGIRMKITEKSRPKWALANEEKKIRDYLCQKAETNFKGRNWIAWFTKEIPVSEGPYKFSGLPGLIVEIYDEEKNHEFSLVEVKKNKNAELHDFSKKEKEITQMQLNKLIDDGYKDPNANIKEMHISNSNYTFLLNDGNILKIRKGIKNLDSELSKQMRRMTNSIEIEKRLN; encoded by the coding sequence ATGAAAAAAATATTTTCAGCTTTAATGCTTTTTTCGTTTTTAATTTCATTTTCTCAATACCGGTTTCATTACAGATATAGTTTTATACCAGACGGTAATAAAAAAGATTCCATCGTTCAAGATATCATGACCCTCGATGTTGATCTCAGCAAAAAAGAATCTAATTTTTATAATGATGCCAAAAGATATAATGACTCAATTTTAAGTAAAAATGGAGCAGCAGCGGTACAAAGGCTGTTTTTTCTACAACACAATTCTAACCTGACGTATAATATAACCAAAGATTTATTGAAGGACAAAATGATATACCATACAGTTTATTCTGGGATTCGAATGAAAATCACAGAAAAAAGTCGTCCGAAATGGGCTCTCGCGAATGAAGAAAAAAAAATAAGAGACTATCTATGTCAGAAAGCAGAAACAAATTTTAAAGGACGAAATTGGATTGCTTGGTTTACAAAAGAAATTCCGGTTTCTGAAGGTCCATATAAATTTTCGGGATTACCAGGATTGATTGTTGAAATCTATGATGAAGAAAAGAACCACGAATTTAGCTTGGTAGAAGTTAAAAAAAATAAAAATGCAGAATTACATGATTTTTCAAAAAAAGAAAAAGAAATTACCCAAATGCAGTTGAATAAACTTATTGATGATGGGTACAAAGATCCTAATGCAAACATCAAAGAAATGCACATTTCAAACAGTAATTATACATTCCTCCTGAATGATGGAAACATCTTGAAAATTCGAAAAGGCATAAAAAATTTAGACAGTGAACTTTCAAAACAAATGCGGCGTATGACGAATTCTATTGAAATTGAAAAACGGCTTAACTAA
- a CDS encoding TlpA family protein disulfide reductase, with translation MKKNKKRLFLYLLFFAVFTYSCNNKQTVKIVGDIPNLPDGTVYLFKWSMLDKIDSAATSKGHFEMNYEVKDELPFYIGIFHRDKKNVQRVISYTTNVPKWGSPTFMTDPVIKIKGNLIEYTPGNIITSPDVIFADISISKIQAGRQTEALFNTGDPIFTNNTPGNVNMIKEKLKKYPFSYHILYKLIDNKTVFNSHQTDDFLKLFDDNIKQSKPYKELLEYNNKAKEIGKITFPLLENTQGNRVAMLDPHYKKHLIVFWASWCGPCRLEIPMLKKAYDRNGENIEFISISTDDDKNSWKNALLKEQMPWKQLLIDKKNPSFNDLQILLKFNTAIPYTVLVDSNLKILGSSTGLSSEQYLLKLIKKQ, from the coding sequence ATGAAAAAAAATAAAAAAAGACTATTTCTTTATCTTTTATTTTTTGCAGTATTTACTTATTCATGCAACAATAAGCAAACCGTCAAGATTGTTGGGGATATCCCCAATCTTCCGGATGGTACCGTTTATTTATTTAAATGGTCTATGCTCGATAAAATAGATAGTGCAGCAACTTCAAAAGGACACTTTGAAATGAATTACGAAGTGAAAGACGAGTTGCCCTTCTATATTGGCATATTTCACAGAGACAAAAAGAACGTTCAGAGGGTTATATCATATACTACCAATGTCCCTAAATGGGGGTCTCCAACTTTTATGACAGATCCTGTAATAAAAATAAAAGGAAACCTTATAGAATATACTCCTGGAAATATTATAACTTCTCCAGACGTAATCTTTGCGGATATCTCCATCTCTAAAATACAGGCAGGCAGGCAAACGGAGGCATTATTTAATACCGGCGACCCAATTTTTACAAACAACACTCCCGGCAATGTAAATATGATAAAAGAAAAACTCAAAAAATATCCTTTTTCATATCATATCCTTTATAAGCTTATTGATAATAAAACTGTTTTTAACAGCCATCAGACTGATGATTTTCTCAAATTGTTTGATGATAATATTAAGCAGAGCAAACCATATAAAGAACTTTTAGAATACAATAATAAAGCAAAAGAAATTGGAAAAATAACATTTCCTCTATTAGAAAATACACAGGGAAATAGAGTTGCTATGTTGGATCCTCATTATAAAAAACACCTCATTGTTTTTTGGGCAAGTTGGTGTGGTCCTTGCAGATTGGAGATTCCTATGCTTAAAAAAGCATATGATCGCAATGGAGAAAACATAGAATTTATTTCTATCTCTACGGATGATGATAAAAACTCATGGAAAAATGCACTTTTGAAAGAACAAATGCCTTGGAAGCAGCTCCTTATAGACAAGAAAAACCCGTCTTTTAACGATTTGCAAATATTACTGAAATTCAATACAGCCATTCCTTATACGGTATTAGTTGATAGTAATCTGAAAATTTTGGGATCTTCTACCGGACTTTCTTCCGAACAGTATTTGCTTAAGCTGATTAAAAAACAATGA
- a CDS encoding peroxiredoxin family protein, translated as MHRKRYKHFSSNKLKRQCFTKCYKDKGFEIIVFSTDRTLDIANWRKTVDKNNLSWQNVLDENGVEAKKYNINQFPTTFLLDAEGNIIKKNISPEELAQFLEENLKN; from the coding sequence ATGCATCGAAAAAGATACAAACACTTTTCATCAAATAAACTAAAAAGGCAATGTTTTACAAAGTGCTACAAAGACAAAGGTTTTGAAATTATAGTATTCTCTACAGACAGGACACTAGATATTGCTAACTGGCGGAAAACCGTTGATAAAAACAATCTATCTTGGCAAAATGTTTTGGATGAAAATGGGGTAGAAGCAAAGAAATATAATATCAATCAATTTCCCACAACATTTCTTTTAGATGCGGAGGGAAATATTATTAAAAAAAATATTTCGCCAGAAGAATTAGCACAGTTTTTAGAGGAAAATCTTAAAAATTAA
- a CDS encoding helix-turn-helix domain-containing protein: MWKKQLTILLILCYNLIFSQSVVGFKIPDSLKNTSGKELTESYDKVFRIDNVKSELYANAILRKGKMTKNSNLIYDGYYKLAHVKGLASENGHPFADSLLQMTKNFISNEYPAKAHIIKGTLLYYDFKYSDALDYFISAQKLAKDKNKDQFFYVKKLIGILKTATGENEEALPLFIEYYRYEKNKINNNNNGDTKNYIGSIFSLSNSYSKNEDYNKSRFYSNLGLKECHKYKDYTYYTYFILSDGVSNFYLKNYKEAIKSFLSVEKELLKNKDYENLAISYYFLGKTYDQTQKEKEAINYFLKTDSLSFALNKFLPVTRDGYERLIDYFKKDGNQVEQLKYINHLFYADSVMAHNNKYIAKDIYKKYDTPILLQDKELLINKLANKNNSLQWFLLFSSLLVLVLTVIYFRTRERLRRYQKQAVILLENVEIENSNKVRIVESGENRLNNNQKNRSTLSEENYHDIKTKITHFESSKGFIQNNLTLGKLAEDLDTNRDYLSKFINEEKGKNFSQYLNELRINYILLELKNDKKLRKYTISAIASEVGFSNSESFSNAFKRTTGTLPSFYIKLLEKDHEN, from the coding sequence ATGTGGAAAAAACAGTTAACGATTCTACTTATTTTATGCTATAATCTTATATTCAGCCAAAGTGTAGTAGGTTTTAAGATTCCAGATTCCCTTAAAAATACAAGTGGGAAGGAGCTTACTGAATCCTATGATAAGGTATTCCGAATTGATAATGTTAAATCAGAACTGTATGCAAATGCAATTCTTCGTAAAGGTAAAATGACCAAAAATTCTAATTTAATTTATGATGGTTATTATAAACTAGCACATGTGAAAGGTCTTGCTTCTGAAAATGGACATCCTTTTGCTGATTCTCTATTGCAAATGACGAAAAATTTTATTTCAAATGAATATCCTGCAAAAGCACATATCATAAAAGGGACCCTATTATATTATGACTTTAAGTATTCGGATGCACTCGATTATTTCATTTCGGCACAAAAACTGGCGAAAGATAAAAATAAAGATCAATTTTTTTACGTAAAAAAACTTATTGGTATTCTAAAAACTGCTACAGGCGAAAATGAGGAAGCGCTTCCTCTCTTTATAGAATATTATCGATATGAAAAAAACAAAATTAACAATAACAATAATGGAGATACAAAAAACTACATAGGATCTATCTTTTCTCTATCAAACAGCTACAGCAAAAATGAAGACTATAATAAAAGTAGATTTTACTCCAATTTAGGTTTAAAAGAATGTCATAAATATAAGGATTATACCTATTACACTTACTTTATACTGTCCGATGGGGTTTCAAACTTCTATTTAAAAAATTATAAAGAGGCGATTAAAAGTTTTTTATCCGTAGAAAAGGAGTTATTAAAGAATAAGGATTATGAAAATTTAGCAATCTCCTATTATTTCCTTGGTAAGACTTATGATCAAACGCAAAAAGAAAAAGAAGCGATCAATTATTTTTTAAAGACTGACTCCTTATCTTTTGCGTTAAATAAATTTCTACCTGTAACCCGTGACGGATATGAAAGACTAATAGATTATTTTAAAAAAGATGGAAATCAGGTTGAACAATTGAAATATATTAATCATTTGTTTTATGCTGATAGTGTAATGGCTCATAACAACAAATATATTGCGAAAGACATTTACAAAAAATATGACACCCCAATATTATTACAGGATAAAGAGCTGCTAATTAATAAACTAGCAAATAAAAACAATTCGTTGCAGTGGTTTCTTCTATTTAGTTCACTATTAGTTCTTGTCTTGACAGTTATATATTTCCGTACGCGAGAGAGATTACGACGATATCAGAAGCAAGCTGTTATTCTTCTGGAGAATGTAGAAATTGAGAATAGTAATAAAGTACGAATCGTAGAAAGTGGTGAGAATAGATTAAATAATAATCAAAAAAACAGAAGCACTTTATCTGAAGAGAATTACCACGACATAAAGACTAAAATAACTCATTTTGAAAGTAGTAAAGGTTTTATACAAAACAATCTAACGTTAGGTAAACTTGCTGAAGATTTAGATACCAACCGTGACTATCTGTCCAAATTTATAAATGAGGAAAAAGGAAAAAATTTCTCTCAATATTTAAACGAGTTAAGAATTAATTACATTCTTCTAGAACTAAAAAATGACAAAAAATTAAGAAAATACACAATTAGTGCTATTGCAAGTGAAGTTGGATTTAGTAATTCAGAATCATTTTCGAATGCTTTTAAACGAACTACTGGAACTTTACCGTCCTTTTACATCAAACTATTGGAAAAAGACCACGAAAACTAA